The following nucleotide sequence is from Myxococcales bacterium.
GGCCGTGGCGTAGAAGAACATCGCGAGCGGGGCGGGGAGATCCACGCCAAAACCTCGGACCAGGATGTAGAGCGCAAGGCCCTCTCCACCCCAGCCGAGGACCGACAGCAAACTCGGATACAAAAGCGCGCCGGGGCTGGCCACGATGCGCAAGCTGTCGAAAGACTCGCGCAGCTTCGGTGCTGCGGCCGCCGCGCGGCCCGGACGGCGTTCGAGGCAGCGGAGCAGCGCTTCGCCCGGGGCGCGCCAGATCACGAACAGCAAGCCCAGACACACCGCGACGCTGCCGATCCCCGCCCACACGAGGCCGCCAGAAAAACCGAGGCTGCCAACCACGATCAACACGATGACGCCGATGACGTCCGTCAAGCGTTCAGCCACGACGATGGGAGCGGTGCGCGCAGCGGCCACGCCGTGGGTCTCCGCGAGCACCGCGCTCTTGAACACCTCACCGACCTTGCCGGGAGTGACGGTGAGCACGAACCCCGAGAGGAAGACGAGCAGGCTGTCGAGCTTGGGGATGCCGCGGATCTCGAGCCGAGCGAGGTAGTACTCCCACTTGAGGAAGCGCAGGCCGTAGTTCGCCGTGGCCAGGCCGAGGGCGAGCAAGAAGGCGCTCCAACGGAAGCTGGTCAGCGACTCACGGATCGAGTGAAAGCCCGCCCACGCGACGAAGACGCCGTAGACAGCGACGCCGAGCAACATCGCGATCACGATGCGGCGCAGGAATCGTTTCATCGAGCGCGTCGCCGCCTCTTGCGGAGCACGAAGTAGACGAGGCCCAGGAGCACGATGCTGCCGCCCAGGAGCCCGATGCCCCAGGCGGGCCAGGCGTACTTCCCGCGCGCCAGCCCCGGCGGGGGGCGTTCGACGATGATCCGGCTCGTCCGAGCCGGCGCTTCGCCCGCGTCGCTGCCCTCGCTCTGCACGAGACGCCGGCTACCACGCTCCGAGGATCAGGGGCAACCGAAAGTCAGCGTCCGTTCGCTGGCCGATCGAGGCTTTTCTCGGGGGGGCGAGTCCGGCTGATCCAAGCTATGCTCGCGCCCCTTGCCGGCCACGGGTCGGCACTGATGCACCGTGACCGAGACTTCTTCACGCTCCGCGACTGACCGCCCCAGCGACCGAGAGCTCCTCGAGAGCTGCGCGAAAGCATGTCAGCGCCTGACCCAGCAGGTCGCGCGGGTGGTCGTGGGCCAGGAAGACGTGGTCGAGTTCATGCTGATCACGCTGCTGGGGCGCGGGCACGCGCTCTTGGTCGGCGTCCCCGGTCTCGCCAAGACGCTCCTCGTATCCAGCGTTGCCCGTGCGCTGAGTCTGAGCTTCGGCCGGGTTCAGTTCACCCCCGATCTCTTGCCGGCGGATATCACGGGCACCGACGTGTTGAACGAGGTCGAGATCGGCGGGGCGCTGCGCCGCGAGGTGCGCTTCATGCCGGGGCCCATCTTCAAACATCTGGTCCTCGCCGACGAGATCAATCGCACACCGCCCAAGACTCAGGCTGCGCTCTTGCAGGCCATGCAAGAGCGCCAGGTGACGGTCGGCGGAGCGACGCATGCGTTGCCGGATCCGTTCCAGGTATTTGCGACGCAGAATCCCATCGAACAGGAGGGAACCTACCCG
It contains:
- a CDS encoding flippase-like domain-containing protein: MKRFLRRIVIAMLLGVAVYGVFVAWAGFHSIRESLTSFRWSAFLLALGLATANYGLRFLKWEYYLARLEIRGIPKLDSLLVFLSGFVLTVTPGKVGEVFKSAVLAETHGVAAARTAPIVVAERLTDVIGVIVLIVVGSLGFSGGLVWAGIGSVAVCLGLLFVIWRAPGEALLRCLERRPGRAAAAAPKLRESFDSLRIVASPGALLYPSLLSVLGWGGEGLALYILVRGFGVDLPAPLAMFFYATATLAGAVIPVPGGLGVAEAMIQEQLVRLARVPHSAATSAMILIRFATLWWAVLVGFLALAVLRARFPKLMREGADTEIEVPGA
- a CDS encoding MoxR family ATPase, whose amino-acid sequence is MTETSSRSATDRPSDRELLESCAKACQRLTQQVARVVVGQEDVVEFMLITLLGRGHALLVGVPGLAKTLLVSSVARALSLSFGRVQFTPDLLPADITGTDVLNEVEIGGALRREVRFMPGPIFKHLVLADEINRTPPKTQAALLQAMQERQVTVGGATHALPDPFQVFATQNPIEQEGTYPLPEAQLDRFLLEVHVDYPSEVEEREIARRTTSGPMAEIEPVLSADEIRELGALVPRIPVTDEAVDLAVRLARATRPDGPDAPDAVRSYVRFGAGPRGSQALVLASKARAALRGEPAADVDDVIALTLPALRHRMVLSYRADADRVRDSDVLAAVKRKLGV